A region from the Pontixanthobacter aestiaquae genome encodes:
- a CDS encoding glycine--tRNA ligase subunit alpha, translating into MATTAPTIPVSVPARNPAKSFQDMILALHDFWSANGCLILQPYDMRMGAGTFHTATTLRALGPEPWNAAFVQPCRRPTDGRYGENPNRLQHYYQYQVILKPSPSDIQELYLKSLGVIGIDPLKHDIRFVEDDWESPTLGAWGLGWEVWCDGMEVTQFTYFQQMGGFDCKPVAGELTYGLERLAMYIQGVDNVYDLDFNGQGVSYGEVFLENEKQMSKWNFEVADTDALFDLFGKAEAECQNALANQVPIAAYEQAVEASHIFNLLQARGVISVQERASYMARVRDLARGSCEAHMEKEKAGWAEKYPEWSA; encoded by the coding sequence ATGGCGACTACTGCACCGACAATACCGGTCTCTGTTCCGGCCCGCAATCCGGCGAAATCCTTCCAGGATATGATCCTTGCGCTGCATGATTTCTGGAGCGCTAATGGCTGCCTGATACTGCAGCCTTACGATATGCGGATGGGCGCGGGGACCTTCCATACGGCTACCACACTGCGCGCATTGGGGCCGGAGCCATGGAATGCCGCCTTTGTGCAGCCCTGCCGCCGCCCGACCGATGGCCGTTATGGCGAAAACCCCAACCGGTTGCAGCATTATTATCAATATCAGGTGATCCTGAAACCGAGCCCCTCGGACATTCAGGAACTGTATCTGAAGAGCCTCGGCGTGATCGGTATCGACCCGCTCAAGCACGATATCCGCTTTGTCGAAGACGATTGGGAAAGCCCGACGCTCGGCGCATGGGGACTGGGCTGGGAAGTCTGGTGCGACGGGATGGAAGTCACCCAGTTCACCTATTTCCAGCAAATGGGCGGGTTCGACTGCAAACCCGTCGCGGGCGAGCTGACATACGGGCTCGAACGCCTCGCCATGTATATCCAGGGCGTCGACAACGTCTACGACCTCGACTTCAATGGCCAAGGCGTTTCGTATGGCGAGGTATTCCTCGAGAACGAAAAGCAGATGTCGAAGTGGAACTTCGAAGTCGCTGACACCGATGCGCTGTTCGACCTGTTTGGCAAGGCCGAGGCCGAGTGCCAGAATGCGCTCGCCAACCAAGTGCCAATCGCTGCGTATGAGCAAGCGGTGGAGGCAAGCCACATCTTCAACCTCCTCCAGGCGCGCGGCGTGATCAGCGTGCAGGAACGCGCGAGCTACATGGCCCGCGTCCGCGACCTCGCGCGCGGATCATGCGAAGCGCATATGGAGAAGGAAAAAGCCGGCTGGGCGGAGAAATATCCGGAGTGGTCGGCATGA